A single uncultured Methanolobus sp. DNA region contains:
- a CDS encoding DUF5683 domain-containing protein, with amino-acid sequence MRGMCLRAKEPTESNDEVVTTTREFKPQPWRAGLYSAIFPGLGQMYNGDFARGSFYFVLTFILIITFYFVITFFIFIVFWLYNIYQAYSYASSFGKDINKEQEE; translated from the coding sequence ATGCGAGGTATGTGCCTGAGAGCCAAAGAACCAACAGAAAGTAACGATGAGGTCGTAACTACCACCCGGGAGTTCAAACCACAGCCATGGAGAGCCGGACTGTATTCCGCAATATTTCCCGGACTTGGCCAGATGTACAATGGGGATTTTGCCAGAGGGTCTTTTTATTTTGTCCTGACATTCATACTGATAATCACATTTTATTTCGTCATAACGTTCTTCATTTTCATTGTATTCTGGCTGTACAACATATACCAGGCTTACAGCTATGCAAGCAGTTTTGGTAAAGACATCAACAAAGAACAAGAAGAATAA
- a CDS encoding MATE family efflux transporter, which translates to MTDNNFDDNSEPKAGPGKTTSGMKAMLGDPKKAMLKLALPMMLGMSVQTLYNLVDTFWVSGLGADALAAVGFVFPFFFVIIALSNGLGVGAGSAISRRLGSRDKCGADNVAVHTMILMLILSALFTIPLYIFAEPIFVLIGAGKTAAMASTYGKIIFAGSILLFFTNVANAILRSEGDTKRAMNAMIFGSVLNIILDPIFIYTLDFGVAGAAWATVLSMGVTAVMMVNWLFFRKDTYITFDFKDFHFEKSILRDIFRVGVPASVQQTSMALMMLVMNVIIIAVSNTDGVAVYTVGWRVVTIAIAPLIGISTAVVTLAGFSYGEGSYDKVSFTHIYAMKVGLIAETVIAFFTFVLAPHISWIFTQSESASHITDDLTVFLRIICIFYPTVSLGLLSSSLFQGVGKGMNALFASILRALIFVPLFAVIFAFTLNMGLIGVWWGMVIGNILGSLFIFGWARFYVSRLLKSGTSSKAHVLHEHDEVRG; encoded by the coding sequence ATGACTGATAATAACTTTGATGATAACTCTGAGCCAAAAGCAGGGCCTGGAAAAACCACTTCCGGCATGAAGGCCATGCTGGGTGACCCTAAAAAAGCGATGCTCAAACTGGCATTGCCAATGATGCTTGGAATGTCTGTCCAGACACTTTACAACCTGGTGGATACATTCTGGGTCTCAGGACTTGGAGCGGATGCCCTTGCAGCAGTTGGTTTTGTATTTCCGTTTTTCTTTGTGATAATTGCACTTTCAAACGGTCTTGGTGTTGGCGCAGGTTCTGCAATATCCCGCAGGCTTGGCTCAAGGGACAAATGCGGGGCTGACAATGTTGCAGTTCATACAATGATATTGATGCTGATACTTTCAGCTCTCTTCACGATTCCACTTTACATTTTTGCTGAACCTATATTCGTTCTAATTGGTGCAGGGAAGACCGCTGCAATGGCAAGTACTTATGGTAAGATCATCTTTGCAGGAAGTATCCTTCTCTTCTTCACCAATGTGGCAAATGCTATCCTTCGCAGCGAGGGTGACACTAAAAGAGCTATGAACGCCATGATCTTCGGTTCAGTACTGAACATCATTCTTGACCCTATTTTCATCTATACCCTTGACTTTGGTGTTGCCGGTGCAGCATGGGCAACTGTGCTCTCAATGGGAGTCACCGCAGTTATGATGGTTAACTGGTTGTTCTTCAGGAAGGACACTTACATTACATTTGACTTCAAGGATTTCCATTTTGAAAAATCAATTCTCAGGGATATTTTCCGGGTCGGCGTTCCGGCATCAGTTCAGCAAACCTCAATGGCTCTTATGATGCTTGTAATGAATGTCATCATCATTGCTGTGAGCAATACCGATGGTGTTGCTGTTTACACTGTTGGATGGCGTGTTGTTACTATTGCCATTGCGCCGCTCATTGGTATTTCCACAGCGGTAGTAACACTTGCAGGTTTCTCATATGGTGAAGGCTCCTATGACAAGGTGTCTTTCACACACATATACGCCATGAAGGTAGGTCTTATAGCGGAGACTGTAATAGCTTTCTTCACTTTTGTCCTGGCTCCTCATATTTCATGGATATTTACACAATCAGAGAGCGCATCACATATTACAGATGACCTTACAGTATTTTTGAGGATCATCTGCATATTCTACCCGACCGTCTCCCTTGGTCTGCTTTCTTCTTCTCTGTTCCAGGGTGTAGGTAAAGGTATGAATGCGCTCTTTGCTTCCATACTGCGTGCTCTGATATTCGTTCCGTTGTTCGCCGTCATCTTTGCTTTCACCCTGAATATGGGACTCATTGGTGTATGGTGGGGAATGGTCATTGGTAATATACTGGGTTCTTTGTTCATCTTCGGCTGGGCTAGATTCTATGTTTCAAGGCTTCTTAAGTCTGGAACTAGCAGTAAGGCCCATGTTTTGCATGAACATGATGAAGTAAGGGGATGA
- a CDS encoding mechanosensitive ion channel family protein, translating to MADILSMAIPYTTITVANILFALVVLVAGIVVAGILTGMFRKGLKKTKLPELVIEFLVRFLRALMYVGVLLAVVSTLGVDVSSVVVGLSAVIGLVLGFGMQDSLNNLAAGVWIASLRPLDKGEFVTVNGMSGNVHAVGIMATELLTPDNQFITIPNKLVWGSPIINVTRMPTRRVAVDVGVSYSTDIPRAVKVAMDVIKRDSRVLADPAPAVITTELADSSVNLQLRAWVNTSDFWAVKNDLTIAIHAAFNEADIEIPFPQMDVHMYKI from the coding sequence ATGGCAGATATTTTATCTATGGCTATTCCTTACACAACCATCACAGTGGCAAATATTTTATTTGCTCTTGTGGTGCTTGTTGCCGGAATTGTTGTTGCTGGAATACTTACAGGTATGTTCCGCAAGGGATTGAAAAAGACCAAGCTTCCTGAACTGGTCATTGAGTTCCTTGTGCGTTTCCTGCGTGCCTTGATGTACGTGGGTGTATTGCTGGCAGTGGTCAGTACACTTGGAGTTGACGTAAGTTCGGTGGTTGTCGGACTTTCAGCGGTTATTGGCTTGGTTCTTGGATTCGGTATGCAGGATTCCCTGAACAACCTTGCCGCAGGTGTATGGATAGCATCCCTCAGGCCACTTGACAAAGGTGAATTTGTAACAGTAAATGGAATGTCAGGTAATGTGCATGCAGTGGGTATTATGGCAACAGAACTTCTCACACCTGACAACCAGTTCATAACAATTCCTAACAAACTTGTGTGGGGTAGTCCAATTATCAATGTGACCCGCATGCCAACCAGAAGAGTGGCTGTTGATGTGGGTGTTAGTTACTCTACTGATATTCCACGAGCTGTTAAGGTTGCAATGGATGTCATCAAAAGGGATTCCCGTGTTCTGGCAGACCCGGCACCTGCAGTTATTACCACGGAACTTGCAGATTCCTCAGTGAATCTACAGCTTCGTGCATGGGTTAATACTTCAGACTTCTGGGCTGTGAAGAATGATCTTACAATAGCCATACATGCAGCATTCAATGAAGCGGATATCGAGATTCCGTTCCCTCAGATGGATGTTCATATGTACAAGATCTAA
- a CDS encoding ABC transporter — protein sequence MPGWLTIAKWELMRSKLKFDARSIIMLVISLMLVIVASYAAAQTGMSMNQKIYLVAFSQPDVQPIIQTDQRFDYMLVDRFEATVYYEYGADMAIIGNNVYLSDTRKAASAGDALENTFIEYREIVLTSYNDINNSHPVWVTVHDLERPQDFQLAGSTGTLDELSRGYNRTAALENIPGGREAASGSSSGRIRTGSSTISPEDIAALDATEGKTFFEKQTLSTPSNFNPPVPFTAILYAFLFIFPIYFVSQFYSTSLMDERTNRKGELVLIAPLRSRDVVIGKTVPYLVITMAIQTAITLYILKMPSTVADVERVLLILAAILPVILLFFALSFYSAILARSFKELTFASVFLSVVISGYLFFPAMFANIHAISSISPITLIVRLIEGEAVPMNTYLFSTLPFYLVAGAVYAFGTAIFREEDLFTQKSIGSKIIDCFEMFLSYRYGSVFFLSIIFIPVVYMTQLMLIVMLFNLPVPYSILAMIVLSALAEEIVKSIGIYTLFKRKITEVTFKNAIRLSILAGAGFFVGEKAVAVLTLAPIASSAFGTVMTLGAMLLIPLLLHVTTVTISSLIMYWKGPNAYKYAVVAATIFHTIYNMTILRGLLF from the coding sequence ATGCCAGGCTGGTTAACTATCGCAAAATGGGAGCTGATGCGGTCAAAACTCAAATTTGACGCGCGCTCGATAATCATGCTCGTAATATCACTCATGCTCGTAATAGTGGCATCCTACGCTGCCGCACAAACAGGAATGAGCATGAACCAGAAGATATACCTTGTAGCATTTTCCCAGCCGGACGTGCAACCGATAATCCAGACTGACCAGCGTTTTGACTACATGCTTGTGGACAGGTTTGAGGCTACCGTTTACTACGAATACGGAGCCGACATGGCCATTATAGGTAACAATGTATACCTGAGCGACACACGAAAAGCAGCGTCAGCAGGTGACGCGCTGGAAAACACATTCATAGAATACAGGGAGATCGTACTCACATCTTACAACGATATAAACAACAGTCACCCGGTATGGGTCACAGTCCATGACCTTGAAAGACCCCAGGACTTCCAGCTTGCGGGAAGTACCGGCACACTGGACGAGCTCAGCAGAGGATACAACAGGACAGCCGCGCTGGAAAATATACCCGGTGGCCGTGAAGCGGCAAGTGGTAGCAGCAGTGGACGTATAAGGACAGGCTCGTCAACGATTTCCCCGGAAGATATTGCGGCACTGGATGCCACAGAAGGAAAGACATTCTTTGAGAAGCAGACACTTTCAACACCATCTAATTTCAATCCGCCTGTTCCTTTTACAGCAATACTTTACGCATTCCTGTTCATATTCCCCATATATTTCGTTTCTCAGTTCTACTCTACCAGCCTGATGGATGAGCGTACCAATCGCAAAGGTGAGCTTGTGCTTATAGCACCACTGAGAAGCAGGGATGTTGTAATTGGCAAGACCGTTCCGTATCTTGTAATAACAATGGCGATACAGACTGCCATAACTCTATACATACTCAAAATGCCATCTACAGTCGCTGATGTAGAAAGAGTACTTCTGATACTGGCTGCAATATTGCCGGTAATACTGCTCTTCTTCGCACTTTCATTTTACAGCGCGATCCTTGCAAGAAGCTTCAAGGAACTCACATTTGCAAGCGTATTCCTTTCAGTAGTAATATCAGGATACCTGTTCTTCCCTGCAATGTTCGCAAATATCCACGCAATAAGTTCCATTTCCCCGATAACCCTGATTGTCAGGCTTATAGAAGGGGAAGCTGTACCAATGAACACATACCTGTTCTCTACATTACCATTCTACCTTGTGGCAGGAGCAGTGTATGCATTTGGAACCGCTATTTTCAGGGAAGAGGATCTGTTCACCCAGAAGTCCATCGGCTCAAAGATAATAGATTGCTTTGAGATGTTCCTTTCATACCGCTACGGGTCAGTATTTTTCCTGAGCATCATCTTCATTCCGGTAGTATATATGACACAGCTTATGCTCATTGTCATGCTATTCAACCTGCCGGTTCCGTATTCAATACTTGCAATGATAGTACTGTCAGCACTGGCTGAAGAGATAGTCAAATCTATCGGGATATATACACTTTTCAAAAGGAAGATAACCGAGGTTACATTCAAAAATGCAATCCGGCTGTCAATACTGGCAGGTGCAGGATTCTTTGTCGGAGAAAAAGCTGTTGCAGTCCTTACACTTGCACCTATCGCAAGTTCAGCTTTTGGAACGGTAATGACATTGGGTGCAATGTTGCTTATACCACTGCTTCTGCATGTTACAACTGTAACTATCAGTTCACTTATCATGTACTGGAAGGGACCGAACGCCTACAAGTATGCGGTCGTAGCTGCAACAATATTCCATACAATATATAACATGACAATTCTCAGGGGGCTGTTATTCTGA
- a CDS encoding alpha/beta hydrolase, translating into MYSNPIIHGPQPYKIAVIHGGPGAPGTVTDMAEKLSDKYSVLEPLQTAMSIDGQINELRSMLKKHAKLPVTLIGHSWGAWLAFMFTARYPTYVSKLILVASGPFEEHYARSIMATRLERLGESGRQEYLHLSTSMNNPAVSNKNVAFARFGKLISDADSFELESMWKINPTFCHDCYNLNKRVWEEADYLRRTKKLLNMGKEIHCPVVAIHGDYDPHPYEGVKEPLSQILENFRFILLENCGHYPWLERHAAGEFYRVLEKELE; encoded by the coding sequence ATGTACTCTAACCCAATCATACACGGCCCGCAACCTTACAAAATTGCAGTCATACATGGCGGCCCCGGTGCCCCTGGAACTGTAACTGATATGGCAGAAAAACTTTCAGACAAATACAGTGTACTGGAACCTTTGCAGACTGCCATGAGCATTGACGGGCAGATCAATGAACTCAGGTCAATGCTGAAAAAACATGCAAAATTGCCAGTAACTTTAATAGGCCACTCATGGGGAGCATGGCTGGCTTTCATGTTCACTGCACGCTATCCGACATATGTCAGTAAGCTAATTCTTGTGGCCAGCGGACCTTTTGAGGAACACTACGCCAGATCAATAATGGCTACAAGACTTGAAAGACTTGGTGAAAGCGGAAGACAGGAATATTTACATTTGAGTACAAGCATGAATAATCCTGCTGTGAGCAATAAGAACGTTGCTTTTGCCAGGTTTGGAAAACTCATTTCTGATGCTGACTCCTTTGAGCTGGAATCAATGTGGAAAATAAATCCGACATTCTGTCATGACTGTTATAATCTCAATAAGCGAGTATGGGAAGAAGCTGATTACCTTAGAAGAACGAAAAAGCTCCTGAACATGGGAAAAGAGATACATTGTCCTGTAGTCGCTATACACGGAGACTATGATCCGCACCCTTACGAAGGTGTAAAAGAACCCCTCTCGCAAATACTGGAAAATTTCAGGTTCATCCTGCTTGAGAACTGCGGCCACTATCCGTGGCTGGAAAGACATGCTGCCGGAGAATTCTACCGGGTTCTGGAAAAAGAGCTGGAATGA
- a CDS encoding ABC transporter permease: MKTVAKKEFKDLLTEKTFILAIIIQLFIASFSTFLVIGLTSFYDPTALGNVEFEGVNIGVVGTADDELYRVLIENDVQAYLYDDFIPAYGDFFDRKIDAIIVTPIGTAEGTDLLNVDIYLPKSEIKATVISLQLKNSLEEYEQNVRDVRTQRLPGYTPIDFNIIKRGVRASSTFFEFVYVALLPLLVFTPAFISGGLVIDFITEEYERKTMDLLLASPASLLEIISGKAILAIIIVPLQSFVWMLLLSMNRISISNSLQILLVVTLIAGVLVFSSTIIAVFFKDRGVAQLLYSLVLIFLFMSSYLFTNSPLNLVTRLSIDSIPAVESWTWTGMYTLLALFLYMATMFVIKKDPRNI, from the coding sequence ATGAAAACTGTGGCTAAGAAGGAGTTCAAAGACCTGCTTACAGAGAAAACATTCATCCTTGCGATTATCATCCAGCTTTTCATAGCCTCGTTCTCAACCTTCCTGGTCATAGGACTGACATCTTTCTATGACCCAACGGCACTTGGAAATGTTGAATTTGAAGGAGTGAACATCGGAGTTGTCGGAACTGCAGATGATGAACTTTACCGTGTACTGATAGAGAACGATGTGCAGGCCTACCTTTATGATGATTTCATCCCGGCATACGGTGACTTCTTTGACCGGAAAATAGATGCCATCATAGTAACTCCTATTGGAACAGCCGAAGGCACGGACCTGCTCAATGTTGATATATATCTTCCTAAATCAGAGATCAAAGCCACTGTCATATCACTTCAACTGAAGAACTCACTGGAAGAATACGAACAGAACGTCAGGGATGTAAGAACCCAGAGACTTCCGGGATATACACCTATAGATTTTAACATAATTAAAAGAGGGGTCAGGGCTTCCTCGACTTTCTTTGAGTTCGTTTACGTGGCACTGCTTCCACTACTTGTATTCACGCCTGCTTTTATCTCAGGTGGTCTTGTGATTGATTTCATAACAGAGGAATATGAACGCAAGACCATGGACCTGTTGCTGGCATCACCGGCATCCCTGCTTGAGATCATAAGTGGCAAAGCCATACTTGCTATCATTATCGTTCCATTGCAATCGTTTGTATGGATGCTGCTTCTGTCCATGAACCGCATATCCATAAGTAATTCACTTCAGATCTTGCTGGTAGTAACTCTGATAGCAGGAGTGCTGGTATTCTCAAGCACCATAATTGCGGTGTTCTTCAAGGACAGAGGTGTTGCACAGCTATTGTACTCTCTTGTGCTGATATTCCTGTTCATGTCATCGTACCTGTTCACAAATTCCCCGCTTAACCTTGTAACAAGGCTCTCCATCGATAGCATACCTGCTGTTGAAAGCTGGACATGGACTGGCATGTACACGCTTCTGGCACTTTTCCTCTACATGGCAACAATGTTTGTAATCAAAAAAGACCCACGTAACATTTAA
- a CDS encoding MarR family winged helix-turn-helix transcriptional regulator encodes MTPNQKSESNDRPCSCKCIGKNECIGRDISHLFRSINIYLSNELESYGLGSGQFPFFMRLLHHDGVSQESLANMLRYDRATITRSVNKLEDQGYVVRKRDPNDKRAYCVYLTEEGQKMGPVLMKISADLNGVLLRGFNDEEKAMFISLVEKAAMNIASENEIKKASND; translated from the coding sequence ATGACCCCGAACCAGAAATCCGAATCCAATGACAGACCATGTTCATGTAAATGTATAGGGAAGAACGAATGTATAGGCCGTGATATTTCGCACCTTTTCCGGTCTATCAACATCTATCTTTCAAATGAACTGGAATCATATGGTCTGGGAAGCGGACAGTTCCCGTTTTTCATGCGCCTGCTTCATCATGATGGTGTCAGTCAGGAATCGCTTGCAAATATGTTGCGATATGACAGGGCAACCATCACCCGCTCGGTGAACAAGCTTGAGGACCAGGGATATGTTGTCAGGAAACGCGACCCAAATGACAAACGCGCGTACTGCGTCTACCTTACCGAAGAAGGTCAGAAAATGGGCCCTGTGCTGATGAAAATAAGTGCAGATCTCAATGGTGTACTGCTTCGGGGTTTCAATGATGAGGAAAAGGCCATGTTCATCTCACTTGTGGAAAAGGCCGCAATGAACATCGCTTCGGAAAACGAAATTAAGAAGGCTTCAAATGACTGA
- a CDS encoding ribosome biogenesis/translation initiation ATPase RLI, with protein sequence MRIAILNKDRCQPRRCSHECEKYCPRVRTGDETIIFGEDGKPIISEEMCVGCGICVHKCPFEAIMIIGLPEALTEPTHRYGPNGFALYGLPIPQVGKVTGILGPNGIGKSTAVQILSGTLVPNFSEDNSNWERVLEHYAGTALYDYFSDVVEGDIKVSQKPQYVDMIPKAFKGKTSELLDRTDERGKLPELIDRLNLAHVMDRKITELSGGELQRVAIAACAAKDADFYFFDEISPYLDIYQRINTAQLIQEISEDKAVLVVEHDLAILDMLADAVHVAYGEPGGYGVITHPKGVRIAINQYLKGFLPEENVRIRPEAIKFEVHPPRVETDINTLVDYDAFSKKYGEGFSLSTDGGSLKEGEVLGIVGPNGIGKSTFVKILAGEVEPDEGKLDLDIKIAYKPQYIKADSPMQVRYFLGGLSNKFNSSYFQTEIAKPLNIERLYDRMLTELSGGELQRVAIAACLCQEADMYILDEPSAHLDVEQRSLATRVIKRFAENNGKTAMVVDHDIYMIDMLSERLIVFEGEPAVYGKAHQPSSMQDGMNKFLANLDITFRRDEDTSRPRVNKKDSRLDREQKSKGEYYYHDVADE encoded by the coding sequence GTATATGTGTCCACAAGTGCCCATTTGAAGCTATAATGATAATCGGTCTTCCTGAAGCGCTTACAGAGCCTACCCACAGGTACGGCCCGAATGGCTTTGCACTATATGGCCTTCCGATCCCACAGGTAGGAAAAGTAACAGGTATCCTTGGTCCGAATGGTATCGGTAAAAGTACCGCAGTTCAGATCCTTTCCGGAACTCTTGTTCCTAACTTCTCAGAGGATAACAGCAACTGGGAAAGGGTTCTCGAACACTATGCAGGTACAGCCCTTTATGATTATTTCAGTGACGTAGTTGAAGGCGACATAAAAGTCTCACAGAAGCCTCAGTATGTGGATATGATCCCAAAGGCTTTCAAGGGCAAGACAAGCGAGCTCCTTGACAGGACCGACGAAAGAGGCAAGCTTCCTGAACTTATTGACCGTCTCAACCTTGCACATGTAATGGACCGCAAAATAACAGAGCTTAGTGGTGGAGAACTTCAGAGAGTTGCCATTGCAGCCTGTGCAGCTAAAGATGCAGATTTTTACTTCTTTGATGAAATAAGTCCATATCTTGATATTTACCAGCGTATCAACACCGCACAGCTCATTCAGGAGATATCTGAGGATAAAGCAGTTCTTGTTGTAGAACACGACCTTGCGATACTTGACATGCTTGCTGATGCAGTGCACGTTGCATACGGTGAGCCTGGAGGGTATGGTGTCATCACACATCCAAAGGGTGTACGCATTGCAATTAACCAGTATCTGAAAGGCTTCCTGCCTGAAGAGAACGTGCGTATAAGGCCTGAAGCTATTAAGTTCGAGGTTCACCCTCCAAGAGTTGAGACTGATATCAACACACTTGTAGACTATGACGCATTTTCCAAGAAATACGGTGAAGGATTTTCTCTTTCAACCGATGGTGGCTCACTGAAAGAGGGTGAGGTACTGGGAATTGTTGGTCCGAACGGTATCGGTAAATCCACATTTGTAAAGATACTTGCAGGCGAGGTCGAACCTGATGAAGGTAAACTTGACCTTGACATCAAGATCGCATATAAACCACAGTACATCAAAGCTGACAGCCCGATGCAGGTTCGATACTTCCTTGGCGGCCTCTCTAACAAATTCAATAGCAGTTATTTCCAGACCGAGATTGCAAAACCGCTGAACATTGAGAGACTCTATGACCGCATGCTCACAGAGCTCAGTGGTGGTGAACTCCAGAGGGTTGCTATTGCCGCATGTCTCTGTCAGGAAGCTGACATGTATATTCTTGACGAACCAAGCGCCCATCTTGACGTAGAACAACGTTCACTGGCAACAAGGGTCATTAAAAGATTCGCCGAGAACAACGGTAAGACCGCAATGGTCGTTGACCACGACATCTACATGATAGACATGCTGAGCGAACGTCTCATAGTCTTTGAAGGTGAGCCGGCAGTCTATGGTAAGGCACACCAGCCATCCAGCATGCAGGATGGAATGAACAAGTTCCTTGCAAATCTGGATATCACATTCAGACGTGATGAGGATACTTCCCGTCCAAGGGTCAACAAAAAGGACTCAAGGCTTGACAGGGAGCAGAAATCCAAAGGTGAATATTACTATCACGACGTTGCTGATGAATGA
- a CDS encoding ABC transporter ATP-binding protein, with amino-acid sequence MEPGIIEVKGLRKEYGDFVAVDNLSFSVEKGQIFGIVGPNGAGKTTTLKMLSSLIRPTSGSIHMQGLDIATDAVEIKSFLGFLPEESPLYEGMEVDDYLLYFAELYCVPKDRAKKRIRELLFDLALNPDGKKIGDLSKGMKRKVAIARSLINDPDILIYDEPASGLDPMTSRYITDYVRSLKQSGKTIIFTAHNLYQVESLCDRILILKGGRLVTLGTAEEIRKEYGKIQYRLEFKVDDITDYDISEVVKEVNDNYVVITNDIDVVNQTTKWVASKGGDIVEMRTIVPSLEEIFLEIMGVELFVD; translated from the coding sequence GTGGAACCTGGAATTATAGAAGTAAAAGGACTTCGCAAGGAATATGGTGATTTTGTAGCCGTTGACAACCTTTCTTTCTCTGTGGAAAAGGGCCAGATATTCGGAATAGTGGGGCCTAACGGCGCAGGCAAGACCACAACTCTGAAAATGCTCAGCAGTCTTATCAGACCGACCTCCGGTTCTATTCACATGCAAGGTCTGGATATAGCAACAGATGCCGTTGAGATAAAATCGTTCCTTGGTTTTCTTCCTGAAGAGTCTCCTCTTTATGAGGGCATGGAAGTAGACGATTATCTCCTGTACTTCGCAGAGTTATACTGTGTTCCCAAAGACCGTGCAAAGAAAAGGATACGTGAGCTTCTTTTTGATCTTGCGCTCAACCCTGACGGCAAGAAGATAGGTGACCTTTCAAAAGGCATGAAGCGTAAGGTTGCAATCGCACGTTCGCTTATCAATGATCCTGATATTCTTATTTACGATGAGCCTGCATCGGGTCTTGATCCTATGACCTCCAGGTACATCACCGATTATGTGCGCTCATTGAAGCAATCAGGAAAAACTATCATTTTCACTGCCCACAACCTGTATCAGGTGGAAAGTCTCTGTGACAGGATACTGATATTAAAAGGCGGAAGACTTGTGACACTTGGCACTGCCGAAGAGATCAGAAAAGAATATGGTAAGATCCAGTATCGCCTTGAGTTCAAGGTTGATGACATTACGGATTATGATATTTCCGAAGTTGTCAAGGAAGTCAATGATAACTATGTTGTCATCACAAACGACATTGACGTGGTAAACCAGACTACTAAGTGGGTTGCTTCCAAAGGTGGGGACATTGTAGAGATGCGCACCATAGTTCCGTCACTGGAAGAGATCTTCCTTGAGATCATGGGTGTTGAGCTTTTTGTTGATTGA
- a CDS encoding AIM24 family protein translates to MAESKFYNNINVLDSVDKGNFKVEVIEYKSLTGSKNPALAKNLYYLNRAGMTLKQVKVTLDNSGVIVEPGALYFQKGNITCDANIGGVGGLAKKMIKNKLTNESAFNPLYKGCGEVFLEPSFSHFIIVSLDNGSIIVDKGIFYCAESSLEVGVASQKNITAGLFGGEGWFQTKISGTGTCILESPVPMSEILKYNLDNERLQVDGNFALLRSDSVKFSVERSGKGLAGKLTSGEGLLQTFEGSGAVWLAPTQPVYSSIAASGVSSLAAAPYNRNNST, encoded by the coding sequence ATGGCGGAAAGTAAATTCTATAACAACATCAATGTTCTTGATAGTGTCGATAAAGGAAATTTCAAAGTAGAGGTCATAGAATACAAATCTCTTACAGGAAGCAAGAACCCTGCGCTTGCAAAGAATCTCTATTATCTTAACAGAGCTGGAATGACCCTCAAACAGGTAAAGGTCACATTGGACAACAGCGGTGTTATCGTAGAGCCTGGAGCTCTTTATTTCCAGAAAGGCAACATCACCTGCGATGCAAACATCGGTGGAGTCGGTGGTCTTGCAAAGAAGATGATCAAGAATAAGCTCACAAACGAATCAGCTTTTAACCCACTGTACAAGGGATGCGGTGAGGTATTCCTTGAACCAAGTTTCAGTCATTTCATCATTGTAAGCCTTGACAACGGTTCTATAATTGTGGACAAGGGCATTTTCTACTGTGCAGAATCCAGCCTTGAAGTAGGCGTTGCAAGTCAGAAGAATATCACAGCAGGTCTTTTCGGTGGCGAAGGATGGTTCCAGACAAAGATCAGCGGAACAGGCACATGCATACTTGAAAGCCCGGTGCCAATGTCTGAGATCCTGAAATACAACCTCGACAACGAGCGTCTTCAGGTTGACGGTAACTTTGCCCTCCTCAGGTCAGATTCTGTTAAGTTCAGTGTTGAAAGATCAGGCAAAGGACTTGCAGGCAAACTTACATCCGGCGAAGGTCTTCTCCAGACATTTGAGGGATCAGGTGCCGTATGGCTTGCACCAACACAGCCAGTTTACAGTTCAATTGCAGCAAGTGGTGTCTCATCACTGGCAGCAGCACCATATAACAGAAATAACTCTACATAA